A stretch of DNA from Besnoitia besnoiti strain Bb-Ger1 chromosome II, whole genome shotgun sequence:
gaagtcgagggcctgctgctgctgagtcgtctcttcttcactcgctctcgcttcccgtcgcccgcgcgcctgtctTTCCGCGAGACAttcgagacgcaggcgccttaCCAGCTGGGCAACTGTGGGCGAGGAATGCAGAGATCAAGTCGAACCAGGCGCCGCAAACATGCACTCCTGTGCGAAGAGTCGTCTATTTGCGGATGTGCGCTTCGACAGACTCGCGGGCctgagagaggccgcgcacgcagacgtgAAGATGTATCTCTTGAGCAGAAACGGAGGGCATCtcaagagaagagaggccaACAGCAACGAGCCGAtcgcgcgaagcaggagaCTTGTAGGCGGACGCCtgcgggcgtctgcggagagaggagtCAACTTCAGAGAAGCTGCCTGACCGAGGAGAGCAAAGGAGCGAAaaagcgcgcgagagacaacGCGCAGAAAAGCAGTAGGGCAGAAAATCGAGAAGTCGAAAAGAACGAAAAGGCCCGCAGATGAGAAAGTGAAGCCTTCTGCCACAGCAGATTCTTTGCAAAAGAAGCAGCGGTGCATGCAGAAGAGAAAATATCAATGCAGCACCTGGTGTATGTAGTTCCTTGCTTAACACCCCCGACCCTCCACATTCCatctcttttttcttctccatTTTTGAAACGTTTCTCACTCTCGCTTGCGagtctcttttctttttctcccttCTGTCGTCACTCGGCCGCGGGTCGTTCCAGACTCTCTCCAGGAGGGACTCCACGCGAAGAGCGTCCTTCCCCTTTTCTTCCCccgcttttcttcctcccccctgcctttcctcttcttcttctccttcttcttctcgtccttcttttctctggagcgctttttgtttttctttgAGGCTTTTCTGCGcccctgtctctccctccgccccgGGCCTCTCGCATCGGGTCTTGACCTCGGATTCTCTGCGTTGCGACCCGCGTAAATCAATACCAGTAAATCATCATCGTTCATCTCCGCTTTGCTTCAATCGCGGACGCGACGCTCTCTAGGCTTCCGGCTCAATccggagagaagagacatcGCTGGGGAGAGGGTAAGGAGTTCGCAGAAGGCACCTGTCGCCTCGGCGAGtccgcagagacggcggaggcgaaagaatAAAAGGAGGCGAGAACGAGTACCGAAGTGTGTGTgtgagaggaggaggaagactcGTGAGGTGTGGACGTCCGAAAATGGAGGCAGGGAAAGACTCAAACGGAGCTGTgaaggcagccgcggaggaaggcccCGAGGGGtcgaaaaaaacgcgccgAACGCGATGGGGGGAGATGGTAAGTCTATTTTTTTCGTAGAACTGCCGCCCGTGCATCCTTGCCTGGTTTCTATTTAAGAGGGGTGGAGCCTCCTCCTGGCTCGCGCccttcgcgtcgctttcctctttaggtgcctgcgcgcgaaggcctgTCGACCGCTCTGTGCCTGCCTTGTCGCGCAGGTCTCCTTTCTCGTGTGggtgccttcttctctgcgtagACGCTCTTCTCTGACTGTATGGACCCTACCAATACTAGGTTTTTCAACGGTTCACGTACATTCATGGCTAACCGTACAACTACGATAATTGTAGACCTATGGGCTGCCCTCAGTACCTGctgtttactctaggtggtaaTACGGGTGACGCTACGGGAAACGCTGGTATGGAGATTGCCCTACACAATACATATTATATTATAGTAACCGTTTTCTTTGCATATCTTTCTCCCAGTTTCTGTGGAGTCTCTGAACTTTCCAGGGGTTAGggtgcgtgtctctctgtctgcattTGCTCTCCGTTCTCTTCtccccttctttttctcttcttctgggCACCTCTGCCTCACctcgtttttcctctctctgagTGCGTGGCATGTTGTGCGTCGTCATCTCCGTTCATCTCTGTCGtcgtgtctctttttctctcttagacctcgcagcagccggtctccgcggcgccggcggccgcgccggttccgccgtcgcctgtctcttcgctgccttctctctcagcgtcgctgcaggcggcggcgagcgcggcgcggcaggcgcttgagaaggcgaagcgcgcggcgctgatCCAGAAGCAGATTCAGGAGCAGCTTAAGGGGACGACCCTCGCGCCCAGCAGTCGCCCGCAGGGCccagccgcgaccgcggtcgaaCTCACGGGCGAGAAAAAGGGCCCTGGGGCAGGCGGAGTCTCCGCGATGTCGGCGATCGCGGTCgcacaggcgacggcgcttgcggcggccgccaaggcgaagcgcgaccagctcctcgagggcgacaagaacgcggcagcgcagccgctgacGCTGCGGGCGattctcggcgcggcggagagcgagaaggcgccgagcgccgcggcgggcgcggcgctggcggtcgACCGGCCCGAAGGGGGTcttggggggggggagatGCTGGCGGGCGTGGACGCGTctgagcggcagcggcagctgttCCTCATGCTGCATGATCAagagatgaagaagaagcaggaggcggaggaagccgagcGCCTGAAGCAGGAGAAGCTCGCGGCGGTCCtgaaggcgcggccgcggccgctgcgcatcGACCAGTTCGGCAGAGAAGTTGACGAGGAGGGAAAAGTCATTCCCATCCAAAAACGGATCATCCACAGCGACCTGAAAATCAACCGCAGGGCGCAGACTGAAGCCAAGGTGAGAcagagcggccgccgcggaagaaaacaGCGAAAGTGGTCTACggtgggggaggggggggagaggagaggggggagggcaggcagagtcgcgcggcggcgaaggcgcgggagaAGACCTCGAAATTTTGTTTTTGCTGGCTGCTGTGCCGCACAGAAAGAGGAGttggcgaaggccgcgggtGCACCAGGCGCGCAACACGCTGCGGTCGTGGACCTCCAAGATCAGCCCTGGTTCGATCCTTCCATTCCTGTCAAAACTGCGCGAACCAAAGTGAGTCGCCCTTctttgtcttcttccttgCCGCCCGATTCGTTCACTTCCCCTCGTTTGCGCGATTTTTTTCCGTTATTCCGCGATTTTTCTCAAGCCCGAGTCAAGTTCAGGGTCttccggcgcgtgcgcgacggAAGTCTCTCACGCAGACGAacctctctctccgtgcgGGTTATCTCCGCTGACGTCCCAGCACTTCATCGGGGTGTGGCTGCATGTCGCAGGGAGTTGagcttcgcgtctcctcttctgcagcgtcatccgtcttccttctcttcttcaacTTTTTAGTAACGACACGAGCTTTTTTTCTACGCTTGAGCCAACGCAGACGATCCGTGCATGTAGCACTGCttctgccttctctgctgtgccttctctttctctgtgctcctctcctctctcccgctgtctccgtctATCTGACAttgtcctctgcgtcgtttGCTGTCCGCCGtcggccttcctcgccttgcAATTTCCGCTGATGCGTCTGCTTTCGCTtatttttctcttctttctaGCGGAAGCGCAAGGCGTTCGAGTTCGTGGAGCAGGGCCGCTACGTCCAGCAGGAGCAGCAGATGCTTCAGCATCAACAATTTCttgagaagaaggcgcagcatCGTTCGCGGGAAAGGGGGCAGGGCGCGGATTCGCAGCCGCCCGAAGAGGGAGCTTCACGAGGCTCCGCAGACTCGCCAGCTGAGCAAGTCATCAAAGAAGAAATCGacgcgaaggaagacgaggagccGCATGCGCCCGACTTTTTGGCGAAGGCCTGGGTGAGGCATGCGCGCACAGGAGAGGCGTCGCTCTAAGAAAacctctcgcgctctcgagTTTCTTTTCAGCTGtttcctcggcgcggcgggttCGATAGGCGGCGTGGAGTCGGCGAttgaagcggcggcggcattAACGAGTCTCAAACGCGCGGGCTGAGTCCGCGCCCATCGCTGTGATTCTCGCCCTTCAGGCTTTCGCTTTTGCGTGCGCTCTCTGGCTCGGATTTGCTAGGGGAATTGTATTTAGGTTGTGGTGCTTTCTGCCACGTCGGGCTTTGCCGTTAGTCGATGCTTCAGCTCGTTTTGTTGCCGTTTTCGCCGCATgtttcctctcccgcgcgaTCCCTGTGTGTTGTCTTCCTGCGGGCGCTTCGGATTCAGTCCGCACACCGTGGTGCTTGCGCGTCTGCACCTTTTCTCTGAAGTCGCAGCAAGCTTGTTCTGTCGAATTTCTTACCGCGTGAGAGGCGCGCcttttctgtttctctctgcagacgtCGCAGGTTCCGAGCGTGGAGCCGTGGGATGCCGCGATTCTGAAAGTCGACCCTAGCCAGCCGGAGGCGATCATCCCTCAAGACGTAAGTCGTAAAAAAACAGAACGATTTCTGTCAACATAGAGCTGTGCATGTCTCAGTCAGTTGAAAATCTTCGCACCGGTAGGAACTGCAATCCCAATAGTCGTAGCAGCGAAACAAGCTTGAGTCCGCTGCTCgcccctcgctcgcgctttAGGGTTCCTGGGGAGTCGCTCAACGCATGCGCGACCTTTGGGTACCCTCTATTTCTTATTATATCGGTATGTGTGTGATTGTTTGAATATCTCTTCCCGACATGCCTCCTGGTTAGAGAACTGTCACTTTCaaggcgctcttcgcgcctgCATCTGCATACGCACTGCTCGCAGCGTTTTTTCTGAAGATGCTAGTCTACTTACTGGACAAAAATGCCAGAATTAGGGCATGTGTCTCTCGAGTGGacgttttttcttcgtttaGAAGCGAACGCAAGCCTCGGGATGCTTATTCTGCCTTTTGTTCGAATGCAGGACGCCCTCAATGTGCTCGTTGAGCACCCCGTGCCTGTCAAGCCGGCGATCGATACCGCGACGAATGTCATCATCAACATGTATCTCACAAAGCAAGAATGGTAAATGAAAAATGTTGCCACTTCCTACTTGGACACTTCCTCGCCGCACAAAGATGTGTATATCCCCGAACAATCAACCCCAAATGTGCCTATAAAACCAGGCAGGTGtctacatatacatatatatatatatatatatatatatatatatatatatatatatatatatatatatatatatgagtatGTCGactgtatgtgtatatataccCACGTGGGTTATGTGTATTTTTCGGTTCACATCGAGTCGTATATCCaggcatatacatatgcatacataatGCATACCTTACATGCATacacgtgtatatatacagatatatgtgtagatccatatatacgtgtatagTTCTGAAAATATAAGATGCTTCGAAGGTGTTTGTGTTTTTTGGAGTGTTTGCCTTCGTCTGAAGCGCCTCGCTATCAGCCTCATGTCTGCTGGAATTTTTTGTTGTTTTTTTCaggaagaagctgcggcgacggaagcgtcaggagaaagagagagagaaacaggACAAGATTCGAATGGGTAAGTTTttgcgagaaaaaaaaacacagtTTCGTGTCTCGACTCCTTCAGATTCAAGACGGACTTCATCGCCGCGCCCGGCTGCCTACGACGGCGTGTGaagcacacgcagagagaaaagccaTGATTCGAAAATGAACCTGACGCTGCGTGCAGACGGCTAGGCCTCTACGTATTCTGCCTTAAACACACAGAACCATACAGGCACCGCGAGGCCAGACAAGCATGCACCCACCGAACGTGATCGTGTCAACGaccacatatatattcatatacatatatttgtgtGCATGTCTTTTTGGGAATTTTTTTTGTGACCGCTCCTGAGCGCTGGAGTGGAGGCGATGTGGCGCCGTGTGCGCCGCTTCACCTGTTCCTCCCTCATACAAGCATGTGCATCAGGGGGAATGGCCGCTGTGTAGTTCAGACAGATGAAAACAAAAACAGAGCTGACTCGATGTTTTCTTCTCAGGGCTGttgcccccgccgcctcctaAGGTCAAGCTGACAAACTTGATGCGAGTTTTGGGCGACCAGGCCGTCGCGGTAAGTTTCGTTCTCGTTTCAGATACGACGCTCTGAGTAGTCGACTCTTGATTACGATTTTCCTTTGTTTTTTCATGTTTTTCGTGAATACCTTCGCGTTTCtggtctcttcttcttcgctcgcgtgtgtgttcgctctcgcgtctctctcgccgcttTTCTTTTCGTTTCCTGCGTTTCGCAagcttcgctttctctgaGTTCTATAGCGCGGATTTCTGCTCGATGCGCGCAGGATCCCTCGAAAGTCGAAAAGGAGGTTCGCCAGCAGATGGAGAAGCGCCTGAAGGATCACGAGGCTCGCAATCAAGCCCGCAAGCTCGCCCCGGAGGCTCGCAGCAAGAAGCATGCAGCCAAGTGGCAGGTACGGCAAGGTTCCTCCAAGTCGCCTTGTCTATTTCGTCTTTTTCTCGTGATTACCAAGCTCTTCactgcgcggcctctctgtctttccTCACCGTCTCCATTGTTTTCAGAAAAAACCAAACAGCGGCGAGTTCCAagttcttctcttctgcctcaAAGACCTCACCAACAAACGACATCTCTACAAGGTATGCTTCAGGGGCCTTGTCACACAGCCTCTGCAGTGCGTCTACATAcacgtatatgcatatacatctCCATGTATAACTATGTGTTTCTGTAGTCACACAGGCGGAAGGACGAAAAAGACTTTCTTTGGGACGGCGCAGGCTCTCAGTCTGCGCGACTTGACTTTTTCCAActgcatgcacgcgagggcagcgcccaACCTCTGGCTGGTGTGTGCGCATGTGTAGGTTTTGTTCCCTCCTTATCAGCAAGCGTATGTCTATGTGTTTAttctcatatatatatatatatatatatatttgtgtgccgtggctgccgcctcggATGAGGCcgtgtctttttctctgcttttGGGAGTTTCAGCGGCCAAGATAAAGACGTGTCAACGGGGCAATTTCCGGTTTCGCGTGCACAGAGTTCAGCGGAGATCTCCGGCGAGTATGCCTGCTggcctcttctgcgtgtctgtAAAAACGTCTCGCCTGTGCGTGTAGATCTTGTATCAGAACCAACTCAAGTTCGTGTGagtctgcatgcggctcTTCAGGTCGACGTAAATGCCCAACAGCTGCACCTCGCGGGTGTCGCCGTCATTTGTCCCAGCTCTCTCAGGACGATTGTGCTCGTTGAAGGTAACGAATTCGAAGTGCAAGCTTCACGTCTGCAGTTCTTCGAAGTGTTTGTTTCAACGCTGAGGGCTGCGCTTTTCCTGCCTCTGTGCTTCCTCTCGTCTTTTCGATCTTGTGTTTTTCCTGTATCATTTTTGAAGAGTTCTCGTCTGTTCCCGCCCAGTTTGTTTGCTTCTCTCCCCTCTTTCTTAATTCTCCGGGCTTTTTTTTTGTAGGTTCGCTTCGGTCGATCAAACGCTTCCGAGCCCTGATGATGCGTCGCATCAAGTGGCGCGAGCTGGAAGGCAGCTCCGCCGTCAacgacgacgatgacgacgTAAGGAAAAGTTTTTAAAAAAGCTAAAAATCTAGAAAACCTCGAGGAGGCACTCGGGACGAGAATGTAGCCACGGAGAAGCCATGCTTTTCCTGTCTCAAGTCTCGGCGGGGGCCGCTTGCCGGTGATGCGGCGACGGGGAGGATGTTCACAGAAAGGATGCGAGACTGACCGCAGAGCAAAAAACAAAGAAAGTGTGAGCGGAGGGAGGTGCTAAGGGTTTCCATGAAGGAAGCGGTTCGCTTGTTTCTTCGTTGAAGTATCCGCTCGGGCGCGCTACTCTGAGCAGCACCCCGCAGAGGGTGTCTCATGGAAGGCAGAGCGGACGCGCAAGAAAGTCGAACTGTGCTTCAAATGGGGAAATTCAAATGTCTTTGTTTCTTTGTTGTTCATTTTTTTTCGCTCGgcaggacgacgaggatAAACCGGAGGTCAACGACGACAGCTGCTGTCTGGTGTGGCAGGTAGGAGAAAATCCAGAGACTGGAAAAAGTTTTTTTCACGAAAGAAAAGTGTGTTGGAGGTGACGCGCGTCAAGGCGGGTCTCTCACAGGGCAAAAATAGATATAGACAGAGCTCGTGGGAACCCTCGATTTTTTTAAAGGACACGGAAAACGCCAGCCAGCTTTTCGGTTGTGGAGTGGAGCGAGCCGCGGTTTCGCGAGAGGTGCGAGTCTGCATGCTGAGGCTGGACGTCGCGTGAGAGAGGCACCGGGGGCCTTT
This window harbors:
- a CDS encoding hypothetical protein (encoded by transcript BESB_040330), translating into MNDDDLLVLIYAGRNAENPRSRPDARGPGRRERQGRRKASKKNKKRSREKKDEKKKEKKKRKGRGEEEKRGKKRGRTLFAWSPSWRESGTTRGRVTTEGRKRKETRKRE
- a CDS encoding pre-mRNA processing factor PRP3 (encoded by transcript BESB_040340), whose translation is MEAGKDSNGAVKAAAEEGPEGSKKTRRTRWGEMTSQQPVSAAPAAAPVPPSPVSSLPSLSASLQAAASAARQALEKAKRAALIQKQIQEQLKGTTLAPSSRPQGPAATAVELTGEKKGPGAGGVSAMSAIAVAQATALAAAAKAKRDQLLEGDKNAAAQPLTLRAILGAAESEKAPSAAAGAALAVDRPEGGLGGGEMLAGVDASERQRQLFLMLHDQEMKKKQEAEEAERLKQEKLAAVLKARPRPLRIDQFGREVDEEGKVIPIQKRIIHSDLKINRRAQTEAKKEELAKAAGAPGAQHAAVVDLQDQPWFDPSIPVKTARTKRKRKAFEFVEQGRYVQQEQQMLQHQQFLEKKAQHRSRERGQGADSQPPEEGASRGSADSPAEQVIKEEIDAKEDEEPHAPDFLAKAWTSQVPSVEPWDAAILKVDPSQPEAIIPQDDALNVLVEHPVPVKPAIDTATNVIINMYLTKQEWKKLRRRKRQEKEREKQDKIRMGLLPPPPPKVKLTNLMRVLGDQAVADPSKVEKEVRQQMEKRLKDHEARNQARKLAPEARSKKHAAKWQKKPNSGEFQVLLFCLKDLTNKRHLYKVDVNAQQLHLAGVAVICPSSLRTIVLVEGSLRSIKRFRALMMRRIKWRELEGSSAVNDDDDDDDEDKPEVNDDSCCLVWQGAVRTNSFSGWKVHRVAGEADGRKIFKSAHVEHYWDMAQKFRRVNEDM